In a single window of the Caulobacter soli genome:
- the pgsA gene encoding CDP-diacylglycerol--glycerol-3-phosphate 3-phosphatidyltransferase: MKALPNILTSARLVIALFMFVALTAAAGGVPWLSDQLTVPQQMSLERWAFWAFVVAAVTDFFDGWLARKLDAVSIWGAILDPIGDKILVCGALLGLMALGPNPMVILPAGLILFREFAVSALREVGAGKGIKLPVTVLAKWKTTLQLVAIGAEMILASWSAFHLPTDPSVVNPATVATHALLWVAAVVTLITGAQYWEAARKALV; encoded by the coding sequence ATGAAAGCCCTGCCCAACATCCTGACCTCCGCGCGTCTCGTCATCGCGCTGTTCATGTTCGTGGCCCTGACCGCGGCGGCCGGCGGCGTGCCATGGCTGAGCGATCAACTGACCGTGCCGCAACAGATGTCGCTGGAGCGCTGGGCGTTCTGGGCGTTCGTGGTGGCGGCGGTGACCGACTTCTTCGACGGCTGGCTGGCCCGCAAGCTGGACGCCGTCAGCATCTGGGGCGCGATCCTCGACCCGATCGGCGACAAGATCCTGGTCTGCGGGGCCCTGCTGGGCCTGATGGCCCTGGGTCCCAATCCGATGGTGATCCTGCCGGCCGGCCTGATCCTGTTCCGCGAATTCGCCGTCAGCGCCCTGCGCGAGGTCGGGGCCGGCAAGGGGATCAAGCTGCCGGTCACCGTGCTGGCCAAGTGGAAGACCACGCTGCAGCTGGTGGCGATCGGGGCCGAGATGATCCTGGCCTCGTGGTCGGCCTTCCACCTGCCGACCGATCCCAGCGTGGTGAACCCGGCCACCGTGGCGACTCACGCCCTGCTGTGGGTGGCCGCCGTGGTGACGCTGATCACCGGGGCGCAGTACTGGGAAGCAGCGCGCAAGGCGCTGGTTTAG
- a CDS encoding cold-shock protein translates to MATGTVKWFNGTKGFGFIQPDDGGADVFVHISAVERAGLRGLDEGQKITYELERDNRSGKMSAGQLQA, encoded by the coding sequence ATGGCTACCGGCACCGTGAAATGGTTCAACGGCACCAAGGGCTTCGGCTTCATCCAACCTGACGACGGCGGCGCCGACGTTTTCGTGCACATCTCGGCCGTTGAACGCGCCGGTCTGCGCGGCCTGGACGAAGGTCAGAAGATCACCTACGAACTCGAGCGCGACAACCGCTCGGGCAAGATGTCGGCGGGCCAACTGCAGGCTTAA
- a CDS encoding patatin-like phospholipase family protein: MRPVRLIALVLVALSLSACGSLSRDTYSAKDLAGPPPKGLAELRFNASDSDAAIRFAEPARKRASAQRTFDVLALSGGGSNGAYGAGVLAGWTKRGERPEFDIVTGVSTGALTAPYAFLGPTWDDRLTEAYTGKAAGKILRGRGLGLLFHTSVYSNSGLRALVDANVTDDLLQAIVAEHKRGRRLLIATTNLDTEETVIWDMGAIASRGDEASRQLFKDVLVASASIPGVFPPTLIEVQGPGRRLSEMHVDGGVTIPFFVAPESLLLWTAAKGQARPGRLYVIVNGKVGGTFGFTKGKAGSIVGRSWDAMSKALMRTHLAASSAFARRNGGQLFYAAIPDSADLDTSGLDFANDNRAALFRMGFERAEAGWAWSLTDEPADVPPAQPAVPAPPTISGP; encoded by the coding sequence ATGCGACCCGTCCGCCTTATCGCCCTCGTCCTGGTCGCGCTGAGCCTCTCGGCCTGCGGATCGCTGTCGCGCGACACCTACAGCGCCAAGGACCTGGCTGGGCCGCCGCCCAAGGGCCTGGCCGAGCTGCGGTTCAACGCCAGCGACAGCGACGCGGCCATCCGCTTCGCCGAACCGGCCCGCAAGCGCGCCTCGGCCCAGCGCACCTTCGACGTCCTGGCCCTGTCCGGCGGCGGCTCGAACGGCGCCTATGGGGCCGGCGTGCTGGCCGGCTGGACCAAGCGCGGCGAGCGGCCCGAGTTCGACATCGTCACCGGCGTCTCGACCGGCGCCCTGACCGCCCCCTACGCCTTCCTCGGCCCCACCTGGGACGACCGCCTGACCGAGGCCTATACCGGCAAGGCGGCGGGCAAGATCCTGCGCGGCCGAGGCCTGGGCCTGCTGTTCCACACCAGCGTCTACAGCAACAGCGGCCTGCGGGCCCTGGTCGACGCCAACGTCACCGACGATCTGCTGCAGGCCATCGTCGCCGAGCACAAGCGCGGCCGCCGCCTGCTGATCGCCACCACCAACCTGGACACCGAGGAGACGGTGATCTGGGACATGGGCGCGATCGCCAGCCGGGGCGACGAGGCCTCGCGCCAGCTGTTCAAGGACGTGCTGGTCGCCTCGGCCAGCATCCCGGGCGTCTTCCCGCCCACCCTGATCGAGGTCCAAGGTCCCGGCCGGCGGCTGTCGGAGATGCATGTCGACGGCGGGGTGACCATACCGTTCTTCGTGGCCCCGGAATCGCTGTTGCTCTGGACCGCCGCCAAGGGCCAGGCGCGGCCGGGCCGGCTTTACGTGATCGTCAACGGCAAGGTCGGCGGCACCTTCGGCTTCACCAAGGGCAAGGCCGGGTCGATCGTCGGCCGCTCGTGGGACGCGATGAGCAAGGCCCTGATGCGCACCCACCTGGCGGCCAGCAGCGCGTTCGCCCGTCGCAACGGCGGCCAGCTGTTCTACGCGGCCATTCCCGACAGCGCGGATCTCGACACCTCGGGCCTGGATTTCGCCAACGACAACCGCGCGGCCCTGTTCCGCATGGGCTTCGAGCGGGCCGAGGCCGGCTGGGCCTGGAGCCTGACCGACGAGCCCGCCGACGTGCCCCCCGCCCAGCCCGCCGTGCCCGCGCCGCCGACGATCAGTGGTCCGTGA
- the carB gene encoding carbamoyl-phosphate synthase large subunit translates to MPKRTDISSILIIGAGPIVIGQACEFDYSGVQACKALRAEGYRIILVNSNPATIMTDPDVADATYIEPITPDMVAKIIEKERPDALLPTMGGQTALNTALALEANGTLAKFGVEMIGAKAEVIDKAEDRQKFRDAMDKLGLESPKSKAAHTMDEAKEGLEFVGLPAIIRPSFTLAGTGGGIAYNVEEFEEIVARGLDLSPTTEVLIEESVLGWKEYEMEVVRDTADNCIIVCSIENIDPMGVHTGDSITVAPALTLTDKEYQWMRAASIAVLREIGVETGGSNVQFAVNPADGRMVVIEMNPRVSRSSALASKATGFPIAKVAARLAVGYTLDELKNDITGGATPASFEPSIDYVVTKIPRFAFEKYPGSEPLLTTAMKSVGEVMAIGRTFKESVQKALRGLETGLNGFDEIEIAGADDPDTGRAAVVRALGTPTPDRLRVIAQAFRHGLSVEEVNAACSYEPWFLRQIAELIRQEGWVRAGGLPTDAAGFRALKAQGFSDARLAKLTGSTEKAVRLARQDLKVRPVFKRIDSCAGEFAATTPYMYSTYETGALGQVPECESLPSNRKKAVILGGGPNRIGQGIEFDYCCCHAAFALDQIGVESIMVNCNPETVSTDYDTSDRLYFEPLTAEDVLELLHVEMSNGTLAGVIVQFGGQTPLKLAHALEEAGVPILGTSPDAIDLAEDRERFQQLLNGLDIAQPENAIARTWDEARAEGDKIGFPFVMRPSYVLGGRGMEIIRDHEHLERYITNTGEISFEHPILLDHYLSRATEVDVDALCDGKDVFVAGVLEHIEEAGVHSGDSACSMPPFSLRAETVEELKRQTVKMALALNVRGLMNVQFAIEEPHSENPRIYVLEVNPRASRTVPFVAKTIGQPVAAIAAKVMAGETLASFGLTDKPYDHIAVKEAVFPFARFAGVDTILGPEMRSTGEVMGLDWIREGEDSLAPAFARAFAKSQLGGGVSLPTAGTAFVSVKESDKPWIVEPVKLLLAAGFKVLSTVGTRGYLAEQGVEVELVKKVLEGRPHIVDVMKNGGVQLVFNTTEGKQALEDSFEIRRTALMMKVPYYTTSAGALAAAQAISCAPAEALEVRPLQSYQ, encoded by the coding sequence ATGCCCAAAAGAACAGACATCTCCTCGATCCTGATCATCGGCGCCGGCCCGATCGTCATCGGCCAGGCGTGCGAGTTCGATTATTCGGGCGTCCAGGCGTGCAAGGCCCTGCGGGCCGAGGGCTACCGGATCATCCTGGTCAACTCCAACCCGGCCACGATCATGACCGATCCGGACGTGGCCGACGCGACCTATATCGAGCCGATCACCCCGGACATGGTCGCCAAGATCATCGAGAAGGAGCGCCCCGACGCCCTGCTCCCGACCATGGGCGGCCAGACCGCTCTGAACACCGCCCTGGCCCTCGAGGCCAACGGCACCCTGGCCAAGTTCGGCGTCGAGATGATCGGCGCCAAGGCCGAGGTGATCGACAAGGCCGAGGACCGCCAGAAATTCCGCGACGCCATGGACAAGCTGGGCCTTGAGAGCCCCAAGTCCAAGGCCGCCCACACCATGGACGAGGCAAAGGAAGGCCTGGAGTTCGTCGGCCTGCCGGCGATCATCCGCCCCAGCTTCACCCTGGCCGGCACCGGCGGCGGCATCGCCTACAATGTCGAGGAATTCGAAGAGATCGTCGCGCGGGGTCTGGACCTCTCGCCCACCACCGAGGTGCTGATCGAAGAGAGCGTCCTGGGCTGGAAGGAATACGAGATGGAAGTGGTCCGCGACACGGCGGACAACTGCATCATCGTCTGCTCGATCGAGAACATCGACCCGATGGGCGTGCACACCGGCGACTCGATCACCGTCGCCCCGGCCCTGACCCTGACCGACAAGGAATACCAGTGGATGCGCGCGGCCTCGATCGCCGTGCTGCGCGAGATCGGCGTCGAGACCGGCGGCTCCAACGTCCAGTTCGCGGTCAATCCGGCCGACGGCCGCATGGTCGTGATCGAGATGAACCCGCGCGTGTCGCGTTCGTCCGCCCTGGCCTCCAAGGCCACCGGCTTCCCGATCGCCAAGGTCGCCGCCCGCCTGGCCGTCGGCTACACCCTGGACGAGCTGAAGAACGACATCACCGGCGGCGCGACCCCGGCCTCGTTCGAGCCCAGCATCGACTACGTGGTCACCAAGATCCCGCGCTTCGCCTTCGAGAAGTATCCGGGCAGCGAGCCCCTGCTGACCACCGCCATGAAGTCGGTCGGCGAGGTGATGGCCATCGGCCGCACCTTCAAGGAAAGCGTCCAGAAGGCCCTCCGTGGCCTGGAAACCGGCCTGAACGGCTTCGACGAGATCGAGATCGCCGGCGCCGATGACCCCGACACCGGCCGCGCCGCCGTCGTTCGCGCCCTGGGCACGCCCACGCCCGACCGCTTGCGCGTCATCGCCCAGGCCTTCCGCCACGGCCTGAGCGTGGAAGAGGTCAACGCCGCCTGTTCCTACGAGCCCTGGTTCCTGCGCCAGATCGCCGAGCTGATCCGCCAGGAGGGCTGGGTCCGGGCCGGCGGCCTGCCGACCGACGCCGCCGGCTTCCGCGCCCTGAAGGCCCAGGGCTTCTCCGACGCCCGCCTGGCCAAGCTGACCGGCTCGACCGAAAAGGCCGTCCGCCTGGCCCGCCAGGACCTGAAGGTCCGCCCGGTGTTCAAGCGCATCGACAGCTGCGCCGGCGAGTTCGCGGCCACCACGCCCTACATGTACTCCACCTACGAGACCGGCGCCCTGGGCCAGGTTCCCGAGTGCGAGAGCCTGCCTTCGAACCGCAAGAAGGCGGTGATCCTGGGCGGCGGTCCCAACCGGATCGGCCAGGGCATCGAGTTCGACTACTGCTGCTGCCACGCCGCCTTCGCGCTGGACCAGATCGGCGTCGAGTCGATCATGGTCAACTGCAACCCCGAGACCGTCTCGACCGACTACGACACCTCCGACCGCCTGTACTTCGAGCCCCTGACGGCCGAGGACGTGCTGGAGCTGCTGCACGTCGAGATGAGCAACGGGACCCTGGCCGGCGTCATCGTCCAGTTCGGCGGCCAGACCCCGCTGAAGCTGGCCCACGCCCTTGAGGAAGCCGGCGTGCCGATCCTGGGCACCAGCCCCGACGCCATCGACCTGGCCGAGGACCGCGAGCGCTTCCAGCAGCTGCTGAACGGCCTGGACATCGCCCAGCCCGAGAACGCCATCGCCCGCACCTGGGACGAAGCCCGAGCCGAAGGCGACAAGATCGGCTTCCCGTTCGTGATGCGCCCGTCCTACGTGCTGGGCGGCCGGGGCATGGAGATCATCCGCGATCACGAGCACCTGGAACGCTACATCACCAACACCGGCGAGATCTCGTTCGAGCACCCGATCCTGCTGGACCACTATCTGAGCCGCGCCACCGAGGTGGACGTCGACGCCCTGTGCGACGGCAAGGACGTGTTCGTGGCCGGCGTGCTGGAGCACATCGAGGAAGCCGGCGTCCACTCGGGCGACAGCGCCTGCTCGATGCCGCCCTTCTCGCTGCGCGCCGAAACCGTCGAGGAACTGAAGCGCCAGACCGTGAAGATGGCCCTGGCCCTGAACGTGCGCGGCCTGATGAACGTGCAGTTCGCCATCGAGGAACCGCACAGCGAAAACCCGCGCATCTACGTGCTGGAAGTGAACCCGCGCGCCTCGCGCACCGTGCCGTTCGTGGCCAAGACGATCGGCCAGCCGGTCGCGGCGATCGCCGCCAAGGTGATGGCCGGCGAGACGCTGGCCAGTTTCGGCCTGACCGACAAGCCGTACGACCACATCGCGGTCAAGGAAGCGGTGTTCCCGTTCGCCCGCTTCGCCGGGGTCGACACCATCCTGGGCCCGGAAATGCGCTCGACCGGCGAGGTCATGGGCCTGGACTGGATCCGCGAGGGCGAGGACAGCCTGGCCCCGGCCTTCGCCCGCGCCTTCGCCAAGAGCCAGCTGGGCGGCGGCGTCAGCCTGCCGACCGCCGGCACGGCCTTCGTCTCGGTCAAGGAAAGCGACAAGCCCTGGATCGTCGAGCCGGTGAAGCTGCTGCTGGCCGCCGGGTTCAAGGTCCTGTCGACCGTCGGCACGCGCGGCTACCTGGCCGAGCAGGGCGTCGAGGTCGAGCTGGTCAAGAAGGTGCTGGAAGGCCGCCCGCACATCGTCGACGTGATGAAGAACGGCGGCGTGCAGCTGGTGTTCAACACCACCGAGGGCAAGCAGGCCCTGGAGGACAGCTTCGAGATCCGCCGCACGGCGCTGATGATGAAGGTGCCCTACTACACCACCTCGGCCGGCGCCCTGGCGGCGGCCCAGGCCATCTCCTGCGCCCCCGCCGAGGCCCTGGAAGTGCGGCCGCTGCAAAGCTACCAGTAA
- a CDS encoding DUF1294 domain-containing protein encodes MITFLGVYLGVLNLLTFTIFGFDKAAAADRRSRVPERVLLSLAALGGSPGALLARPVFRHKTRKQPFSAWLVLIVFVQVAALVAGLALWWARHGDR; translated from the coding sequence GTGATCACCTTCCTCGGCGTCTATCTCGGCGTCCTGAACCTGCTGACCTTCACGATCTTCGGCTTCGACAAGGCCGCCGCCGCCGATCGGCGCTCGCGCGTGCCCGAGCGGGTGCTGCTGAGCCTGGCGGCCCTGGGCGGCAGTCCCGGCGCCCTGCTGGCCCGGCCGGTGTTCCGCCACAAGACCCGCAAGCAGCCGTTCAGCGCCTGGCTGGTGCTGATCGTCTTCGTGCAGGTCGCCGCGCTGGTGGCGGGCCTGGCGCTGTGGTGGGCGCGTCACGGCGACCGATAG
- the poxB gene encoding ubiquinone-dependent pyruvate dehydrogenase translates to MTHTAAHFIAQTLEAAGVKRIYGVAGDSLNGFTDALRARGKIDWVHVRHEEAGAFAAGAEAQLTGQLAVCAGSCGPGNLHLINGLFDAQRSGAPVLAIAAHIPSTEIGIDYFQATHPESLFKDCSHYVELVSQPENLPQVLERAMRVAIARKGVAVVVISGDVALRPLDVAPPTWIAPSPPKIAPPEADIAALADILNDAQRITLLCGIGCAGAREQVLALAQALKAPIVHALRGKESIEHDNPYDVGMTGFIGFSSGYAAMKSCDTLVILGSGFPYRQFYPDKARVVQVDVSPEALGNRSRLDLGLLGDVGHTLDALLPRLTAKTDRRFLDKALEHYAKAREGLDALAAIPDGATQIHPQQVSRVVSDLAAQDAIFTCDVGTPTVWAARYLKLNGKRRLLGSFNHGSMANAMLQAIGAQAAFPGRQVVSMSGDGGFSMMMGDFISLSQLGLPVKVIVLNNGTLGFVEMEMKAGGFLDTAVDLANPNFAAMAQAMGVEGFRVENPHDLEPAIAAAFAHPGPALVDVVSARQELVMPPKIKMTEAHNFGVFALKAVLDGRAGELIDLAKVNLLR, encoded by the coding sequence ATGACGCACACAGCCGCCCACTTCATCGCCCAGACCCTGGAAGCCGCGGGGGTCAAGCGCATCTACGGCGTGGCCGGCGACTCGCTCAACGGCTTCACCGACGCGTTGCGGGCGCGCGGCAAGATCGACTGGGTGCACGTGCGCCACGAGGAGGCCGGGGCCTTCGCCGCCGGAGCCGAGGCCCAGCTGACCGGCCAGCTCGCCGTCTGCGCCGGCAGCTGCGGGCCGGGTAACCTGCACCTGATCAACGGCCTGTTCGACGCCCAGCGCAGCGGCGCGCCCGTGCTGGCCATCGCCGCCCACATCCCCAGCACCGAGATCGGCATCGACTATTTCCAGGCCACCCATCCGGAGAGCCTGTTCAAGGACTGCAGCCACTATGTCGAGCTGGTCTCCCAGCCCGAGAACCTGCCTCAGGTGCTGGAGCGGGCCATGCGCGTGGCGATCGCCCGCAAGGGCGTGGCCGTGGTGGTGATCTCCGGCGACGTGGCGCTGCGGCCGCTGGACGTGGCCCCGCCGACCTGGATCGCGCCGTCGCCGCCCAAGATCGCGCCGCCCGAAGCCGACATCGCCGCCCTGGCCGACATCCTCAACGACGCCCAGCGCATCACCCTGCTGTGCGGCATAGGCTGCGCGGGGGCCCGCGAGCAGGTGCTGGCCCTGGCCCAGGCGCTGAAGGCCCCGATCGTCCACGCCCTGCGCGGCAAGGAGTCGATCGAGCACGACAACCCCTACGACGTGGGCATGACCGGCTTCATCGGCTTCTCGTCGGGCTACGCGGCCATGAAGAGCTGCGACACCCTGGTGATCCTGGGCTCGGGCTTCCCCTACCGCCAGTTCTATCCGGACAAGGCCCGGGTGGTGCAGGTCGACGTCAGCCCCGAGGCTCTGGGCAACCGCAGCCGTCTCGACCTGGGCCTGCTGGGCGACGTGGGCCATACGCTGGACGCCCTGCTGCCTCGCCTGACCGCCAAGACCGACCGCCGCTTCCTGGACAAGGCCCTGGAGCACTACGCCAAGGCCCGCGAGGGCCTGGACGCCCTGGCCGCGATCCCCGACGGAGCGACCCAGATCCATCCGCAGCAGGTGTCGCGCGTGGTCAGCGACCTGGCGGCCCAGGACGCGATCTTCACCTGCGACGTCGGCACGCCCACCGTCTGGGCCGCGCGCTACCTGAAACTGAACGGCAAGCGCCGGCTGCTGGGCTCGTTCAACCACGGCTCGATGGCCAATGCGATGCTGCAGGCGATCGGCGCCCAGGCGGCCTTTCCGGGCCGGCAGGTGGTGTCGATGTCGGGCGACGGCGGCTTCTCGATGATGATGGGCGACTTCATCAGTCTGTCCCAGCTGGGCCTGCCGGTGAAGGTGATCGTGCTCAACAACGGCACGCTGGGCTTCGTGGAGATGGAGATGAAGGCCGGCGGCTTCCTCGACACCGCCGTCGACCTGGCCAATCCCAACTTCGCCGCCATGGCCCAGGCCATGGGCGTGGAGGGCTTCCGCGTGGAGAACCCGCACGACCTGGAACCGGCGATCGCCGCGGCCTTCGCCCATCCCGGGCCGGCCCTGGTCGACGTGGTCAGCGCCCGCCAGGAACTGGTCATGCCGCCGAAGATCAAGATGACCGAAGCCCACAACTTCGGCGTCTTCGCCCTGAAGGCGGTGCTGGACGGCCGGGCCGGCGAGCTGATCGACCTGGCCAAGGTCAATCTGCTGCGGTGA
- a CDS encoding glutathione S-transferase family protein — MIVVHHLNNSRSQRVLWLLEELGVPYEVKRYERNPQTMLAPPELLAIHPLGKSPVITDGDKTIAETGAIVEYVIETYGQGRLIPAAGTAERLRYTYWLHYAEGSAMTPLLLKLIFTAMPARAPALMRGLVKAVAGRAQSGFVDPQLKAHVDYWEAELSKAAWFAGPDFTAADIMMSFPLEAGAQRAGAAAKPHIKAFLDRIHARPAYKRALERGGPYDFA; from the coding sequence ATGATCGTCGTCCACCACCTGAACAATTCGCGATCGCAGCGCGTGCTGTGGCTGCTGGAGGAGCTGGGCGTTCCCTACGAGGTCAAGCGTTACGAGCGCAATCCGCAGACCATGCTGGCCCCGCCGGAGCTCTTGGCCATCCATCCGCTGGGCAAGTCGCCGGTCATCACCGACGGCGACAAGACGATCGCCGAGACCGGCGCGATCGTCGAGTACGTCATCGAGACCTATGGCCAGGGCCGGCTGATCCCGGCGGCGGGCACGGCCGAACGCCTGCGCTACACCTACTGGCTGCACTACGCCGAGGGCTCGGCCATGACGCCGCTGCTGCTGAAGCTGATCTTCACCGCCATGCCCGCCCGCGCCCCGGCCCTGATGCGCGGCCTGGTCAAGGCCGTGGCCGGCCGGGCCCAGAGCGGCTTCGTCGATCCACAGCTGAAGGCCCATGTCGACTACTGGGAGGCCGAGCTCAGCAAGGCCGCCTGGTTCGCCGGCCCTGACTTCACCGCCGCCGACATCATGATGAGCTTCCCCCTGGAAGCCGGCGCCCAACGGGCCGGAGCGGCCGCCAAGCCGCACATCAAGGCGTTCCTGGACCGCATCCACGCCCGCCCGGCCTACAAGCGCGCCCTGGAACGCGGCGGGCCGTACGACTTCGCGTAG
- a CDS encoding methyl-accepting chemotaxis protein, which produces MRLIFSNLDAQRQAGARLIALLTALMVPVVIAAKLILGASPLGLGIASAAVAVLGGLALRMGSSGSTGRALSGVALMAQVSLLVAAVDGHAWQIDMHMAYFAALALLVVYCDWTVIAAAAATVAVHHMGLSYILPAAVFPGSASLGRVILHAVILIIEAGALIGICASVNHIFAVADRARTKAEAAMAEAREADQAAEQARRAQETDRVSHAAVQAQSERQRADMVDALAESLSRLAKGDLSVRLIERFHESYEQLRADFNQAAGKLSDALVVIDDRVAGVRRGSDQIAEAASNLSRRTEQQAASLQETASAMDEITATVGQTADGARRAAQVVAQAREDARRSGEVVDEAVGAMGAIETSATQISRIIGVIDEIAFQTNLLALNAGVEAARAGDAGRGFAVVASEVRGLAQRSAEAAKEIKQLITTSTSQVGTGVDLVGRTGQALERIVVQIAEIDGLVSEIAASAEHQAEGLSQINTAVNQMDQVLQQNAAMVEQTAAATHTLNDDAGQLADLVGQFELPRDGHSEPAGRKRA; this is translated from the coding sequence ATGCGCCTGATCTTCTCCAATCTCGACGCCCAGCGTCAGGCCGGCGCCCGGCTGATCGCCCTGCTGACGGCCCTGATGGTTCCGGTGGTGATCGCCGCCAAGCTGATCCTGGGCGCCTCGCCCCTCGGCCTGGGGATCGCCTCGGCGGCCGTCGCCGTGCTGGGGGGCCTGGCCCTGCGCATGGGATCCAGCGGCTCGACCGGCCGGGCCCTGTCGGGCGTGGCCCTGATGGCCCAGGTCTCGCTGCTGGTCGCCGCCGTCGACGGCCACGCCTGGCAGATCGACATGCACATGGCCTATTTCGCCGCCCTGGCCCTGCTGGTGGTCTATTGCGACTGGACCGTGATCGCCGCCGCGGCCGCCACGGTCGCCGTGCACCATATGGGCCTCAGCTACATCCTGCCGGCCGCCGTGTTCCCGGGCTCGGCCAGCCTGGGCCGCGTCATCCTGCACGCCGTGATCCTGATCATCGAGGCCGGCGCGCTGATCGGCATCTGCGCCAGCGTCAACCACATCTTCGCCGTGGCCGACCGGGCCCGGACCAAGGCCGAGGCCGCCATGGCCGAGGCCCGCGAGGCCGACCAGGCCGCCGAACAGGCCCGCCGCGCCCAGGAGACCGACCGGGTTTCCCACGCCGCTGTCCAGGCCCAGTCCGAGCGCCAGCGGGCCGACATGGTCGACGCTCTTGCGGAAAGCCTGTCGCGCCTGGCCAAGGGCGACCTGTCGGTCCGCCTGATCGAGCGCTTCCACGAATCCTACGAGCAGCTGCGCGCCGACTTCAACCAGGCGGCTGGCAAGCTGTCGGACGCCCTGGTGGTGATCGACGACCGCGTGGCCGGCGTGCGCCGGGGCTCGGACCAGATCGCCGAGGCCGCCTCCAACCTGTCGCGCCGCACCGAGCAGCAGGCCGCCAGCCTGCAGGAAACCGCCAGCGCCATGGACGAGATCACCGCCACCGTGGGCCAGACCGCCGACGGCGCGCGTCGCGCGGCCCAGGTGGTGGCCCAGGCCCGCGAGGACGCCCGCCGCTCGGGCGAGGTGGTCGACGAGGCGGTCGGGGCCATGGGCGCGATCGAGACCTCGGCCACCCAGATCTCGCGGATCATCGGGGTGATCGACGAAATCGCCTTCCAGACCAACCTCTTGGCCCTGAACGCCGGCGTGGAAGCCGCCCGCGCCGGTGACGCCGGTCGCGGCTTCGCGGTCGTGGCGTCCGAAGTGCGGGGCCTGGCCCAGCGCTCGGCCGAGGCGGCCAAGGAAATCAAGCAGCTGATCACCACCTCGACCAGCCAGGTCGGGACCGGGGTCGACCTGGTGGGTCGCACGGGCCAGGCGCTGGAGCGCATCGTGGTGCAGATCGCCGAGATCGACGGCCTGGTCAGCGAGATCGCCGCCAGCGCCGAGCACCAGGCCGAAGGGCTCAGCCAGATCAACACCGCCGTCAACCAGATGGACCAGGTGCTGCAGCAGAACGCGGCCATGGTCGAGCAGACCGCCGCCGCCACCCACACCCTCAACGACGACGCCGGCCAGCTGGCGGACCTGGTCGGGCAGTTCGAACTGCCCCGAGACGGGCATTCGGAACCAGCCGGGCGCAAGCGCGCTTGA